TCCGATCCTTCACTTTCACGGTACGTCGGATACCTTCCATCCCTACTCGGGGGGAAAAGGGGTTACGCAATATGACTATTATAAGCTCGGAGCCCCCGAAACGATCGATCACTGGGTGAAATGGGATGGGTGCACAAATGACACAAGCGTGACCTACAAGAAAGGAGCGGCCTCCTGCGAAACGCATCCTCACTGCAGTCAGGGTTCGGAGGTGACCTTCTGTACCATTGAAGGAATGGGTCATCAATGGCCGGGATTTATTATTCGGTTTCCTCCGCGCCTGGCCCGGGCACTCGGTCCCGGCAACATGGATCTTTCGGCGACCGATATGCTGTTGACCTTTTTCCAAAAACATCCGATGCCGGAGAAACCGTAAACGCCGATCTGATTTAGGCGGGAAAATCATGACGATTCGACAGTTCATCACCTTTGCAGTTTTGACCCTCACCGGCCTGACGGTCGAGCCGACCGCTTTGTACGCTCAGACCTCGACCATCGACAGTCTGGAGGCGGACGGGGTCTGGTGTCCCATGGCCCACTGCAATCGCAACGACAACTCGTATCAGGATCTTCCCCCCATCCTCTCGCTGGGGTCTTCGCAAAAAATCCTTGACCCTACCGTCTCTCCCGGCGCCAGTCGGGTCTTGGGTTGCGTCTCAGGAGAATCGATGGCGGTGTGCGCCTACGATATGCCCAACTACCCCGCCCTGGCGGCCTTCGACTATCAAAGCGGCGGCGTGATCTGGAAGAGCCCTCCGGAGGACCTCCCCGGAACCACGCACCGGGTTCCCGCCGGGCTTCTACTGGCCAAGATGGGGATCAATGGCGACCCGGTCCGACACTGGGTCTTCGCGGCCAACCCGGCCGAGTTCGTAGCCTATGTGGCGAACGGGGTGCGGGTCTGGAAAACGCCCACAACACAAATCACCACCGCGGCCCCCAGCGGGGTGGGGATGCCGGTCTCCCTGAGCTTCGACGACGCCAAGGAGATCGTGACCGTCACAAACACGGGCTGGATCATTAAGTTGAATCCGGTGAACGGCAGCGTGATCGATGCCTATCAAATGAGTACCAACGTCGTGGTAAACGGGGCTCTCTATCATGGCATCATGATCACCAACAACTCCCCGGCCATCCTCGGTAATGTTCTCTATTTGGTGACTACTTTCCAGGCCGATGCCTCCAATCCGCTGGACCCCAAGCAGAGCCCGGTCCATGTCGTGCGAATTGAATTAACACAGCCTGACGTTCCCGGCATGGAGACGAAGATCAAGGCGATCATCACTCCCCTCTCCCCGTCCGATCCCACCCCGGACCGGGCCATGATCGGAATCAATGCCCCCGCAGCCTCACCGGTTGCTTGGGTGCAGCCCGATGGAAAGCCTCTTATTTTTACCGACGCGGACGCTTTTCTGAACGGAAAGCTCTGGCCCGCCATCGCGGCTGTCGTCGATGACCATGGCACCCTAAGCCGGCAGTGGCGGTCCGTGATCAATTTCGTCGTCGGCGACGACATCCATGCCGCCCCCGGGTTTGATTCGAAGAGCCGCACGCTATTGGTCGGCACGACCTTCGGAATTTACGTCTTTCGGGACGTCGACACCCTTTCCGGAGATGTCCCCCCGCCCCTTCCGCTTTCCAATTCGGACCTCATCCGATGCGGGATGAACAATGGAGCTGCCACGGCCAGGGTCGGCAGTCCCTTCGCCATCGCTTACGACCAGGGGACGAACGAAATAGTGGCCGCCACGAATTTCCAGATAACCCAGTCCGATTCCCAGACCTACGGATATTTGGGCGCCTTCGCGCTTCCGGCCAAAGGCCCCGTGATCGCTCGCCCGGTCTGGTGTTTCCCCCTGGCACTCAACGGGACCGGATCGCCCGCCCCGGGAAATGGAACAGCCGGACAGCCGGCTCAATTCCGCTATGCCGCCGGGGGAAACGAGGTGACGGGGCTTATCGTCAATACCCTATCGACCGGAACCTATATTATCCGATCCGCCGTTTCAGCGGTTTTCGATCCCTCAACGCTATTATCGCGTGTCAGCAATACGCAGGCCACGGCCTCTCTGATTCGCGCGGGATACGCCCTTCAGGCCGCCAAGATGATCTGGCCGGTAAGTTGCCCCCCGGCGGACCCGGGGTGTATTCGCTACGTCAATAATCCGATTACACGGTATGGTGAAGCCTATATGCCGACGGGCACACCGACGCCCACGTCCTTCCCCTTGGACGGAGATGATGCTTTTGTGGTATACGGGACGACGCCGCCTCCGATCACCTACTACAGTTTCACGATAAACCAGTATAGCCAGTACAACCCCGTCACCGGTCAATATTTTAACACGGCGTCCAGTATCGGTTTAAGCCTTAACCAAGAGAATCTCAATTCGTTGGGAGGGCCGAACAACACCTTTTTTGCACTGATTGTCGCGGCCGACTTTAAGGCGGCCTATGCCGTTCATCAAGCGCTGCTTGAGGCCGGGGTTCCGGAGGGGACGATCAGTCATCTCCTCTTCCCGGCACGATTCGCCAATAGAAGCCTGCCTTTTCCCGACCAGCTCGGTTTTGTGCTTCGCTTAACCCAGCGAACCCCTGGTGAGCTGCAAATGATTAAGGACTACATCGCCCAGTCGCCGTCCAACATGCAAATCCTGTTCTTTGACGGTCCCGGCCAATCGGGAGACGTCATGGACAAGGATCTCCCGAATTGGAAAGACACTCTCCGGACCGACGCCTCCGAAGCGGACGCCGGAGCGGGAAGCGGCCTCGCGACCCTGGTCGACCAGATCATCAGCAAATACCAGGCCGAAGGATACACCCTCGCGGCCGTCGGAGAAGAGAATCTCCAACATGTCGATCCTCAGGCTCAGTGCCGGGATGTATATCAGCCCTGTAATTTCGACGCCCCCGATGCCTTGTATGCGCGATTTTACTGTCCCGATTCCAACGGCGGGACCAGCACGTGTCTGACCCGCCTGCCCGACAATCAGGGTTTTCTGATCGTCGCCGGTGTAAACCATCATGCGTTTTCGGATGACACGCTTAATACTTATTTTTCATATGCGGTCACCCGCTACACCGATTTGGCCGGGGTGGTAACCTTCATCGACCTGGACACGGCTGGTTCTTCCGTGTCGTATTTGGGAGACACCGGAGTGGATCCATCCACGGTATTCGCCATGAAGATTTCCAGAAGCTGCGGGACGGAGCCCTACTGTCTGGAGGTTCCATGGGGAACCAACGGTGTGTCTCAGTATAATCCGTTCATGATCACGGAACGGATCTATCTGGACAAGGTCACCGCCAGTGCTCCCAACCCGGCAAGCTTCACCGGTTCTAAGCTTTTATGGTTTGTAAAGTAAGTTTTCAACCAGGGCCATTACATACAACAAAAGGAGGATGCAATGACATTGCGAGTCGGGTTGTTCGTTCTAATGTTCTTCTTGGTGGCAACGGGTGTCGAAGCGGCCGGTCTGTCCGGCAAGTGGACCGGGCCCAAGGGAGGAATGTTCCAGTGCAGCGATACAGATTGCAAGGTTGCGGAGGGCAAACATGCCGGTGCTATGGTTCTTAAGGATTACAACAATGGAACGGCAAAGATGCAGGCCAAGAAAGACCAGTGGGTCGATATGAAGGTTGAAGTCGGTGACAATGATATGACCCTCACCGGTCCGAAAGGGAAAAGTATCAAATGGAAGCGTTCGCAGTAGGAGTTGAACGAATCGGATTTATTTAAGTCATAGTGAAACTAAACCGAGAACTAACCAACGAAAGAGAGGATCATATGGGCGACCAGGACAAAAAGGAAGACAAAGCGGAAGGACAACAGCAGGGAATGACTAGACCGGGCCAACCCGCTCGCGGACCAAGTCCAGGGATGGGACAAAGAGGGTTTCAAGGTCCCGGTCAGGGAGGTCCCGGTATGGGGCAGGGTTTCCGGCGCCAGGGACAAGGTCAGGGAATGCAGCCGGGAGGGTTTCAAGGTCAAAGACAGGGACAACCCGGGATGGGACAACGGTTCCGGGGTATGTGGCAGGGTCTCCGTGGCCGAGGCCAGGGAGCGCCGGGAATGCAACAGGGCGGCTTTCAAGGGCAAGGTCAGGGAATGCAGCCGGGCGGTTTTCAAGGTCAGAGACAGGGACAGCCCGGGATGGGACAACGGTTCCGGGGAATGTGGCAGGGTTTCCGTGGCCGAGGCCAGGGAACGCCGGGAATGCAACAAGGCGGCTTTCAGGGACAGGGTCAGGGAATGCAGCCGGGAGGCTTTCAAGGTCAGAGACAGGGACAACCCGGGATGGGACAGCGGTTCCGGGGAATGTGGCAAGGTTTCCGTGGCCGAGGCCAGGGAGCGCCGGGAATGCAGCCGGGCGGCTTCCAAGGACAGGGTCAGGGAATGCAGCCAGGAGGGTTTCAAGGTCAAAGACAAGGAATGGCCGGGATGGGGCAGGCCGCGCCAGCTTTCGGGCAAAGGGCACTACCTAACCCAGGGCGGGATAAGGAGAGTCAGAGAAAGGAACTTGAACGGAGGATCCAGTCGCTCGAGACGCAGCTTCGCGTGACACGGAGCCAGTTAGAAAAATTGGAGACTTCGGAGCCGAATGTCGAGTCGATCCGTCAGGCCGGAGTTCCGGCTTCACAAGCGAAAACGGAGAAAGCACAAACGGAAAAGATCGTGAATCCGTCGGAAGGAACGGCCTCGGAAAAGAAGTCGTTTTGGGGACGGGCGGCCTCGAAATAAGCGTCAGCAGGAAACATATCAATCCGGGTTGACGACGAGGCGCCACTCGGAAAGGAGAGAAGGGAAAGAAGGAATGAGACGACAAGGATTTACGGTCTGGTTTACGGGACTTCCAAGTTCCGGGAAGAGCACTCTGGCGGGAATGCTTCAGAAAAAACTTCTTGAGCTCGGATTTCCCGTCGAGATATTGGACGGGGATGAAGTGCGTCAACGATTGAACCAGGGCCTCGGTTTTTCAAAAGAGGATCGTGAGGAGAATCTCCGGCGCATCTCCTATGTGGCGAAGTTGTTGAGCCGTGTGGGGGCCGTGGCCATCACCGCCGCCATCTCTCCCTATCAAAAGTCCAGGGATCAGGCCCGATCCGATATTGAACACTTTGTGGAGGTATACATCAACTGTCCCGTGGAGGAATGCATCCGGCGGGATGTAAAGGGACTTTACGCGAAGGCCATCCAAGGCAAGGTTCAGAACTTCACGGGGGTCTCGGATCCTTATGAACCGCCGACCCGATCCGAAATCACGGTCTACACGGATCGTGAATCCCCCGAAGAAAGCCTCCAGAAGATCCTGGATGGCCTGATAGCCCTTCGGTATATCCCCGGACCTGCGGCCGGGATTCCCGGGAATGGATCGGCCAAACCAGAGGGAAGCACATTAAAGAAGAATCTCTGAGCGGGGCCTTGGCGCATCGGCCATGAACTTGAACTCCGTGCTGGACCTCGAGCGGGTTCCCGCCCTCTCCAGAAGGGTTTGGTGGCTCACGGTTCTATGCCTTGCCTTCTGGGGATGCGGATCAAAGCATTCGTCGTCCTCGACGCAAGCTCCGCCGATCGTGTATGCGTGCGACGGCACAACCACCGGCCTCACCCAGCCGCTTCCGGTTTGCAGCGGAGCGCAGCCATGCAACCACGCGATCGTTTTTGGAAACGGAGGGTTCTCTTACCAGACCGTGAACACGGCAAGCAATGCCCCTGCCTGCAAGACCAGTAACGGATTGATAAACGATGGACCCCCAATGACCTGGACGGATCCGGACGGAGTCAGGCGATATTCCTGCCTGTTCAAACCGTCCGGCGCGTCGCCGGCTTCCAATAGACCCTTACTTATTTTTTTCCACGGCTCCGGAGGTCATGCCAGCGATGCGTATAACTACACCGGCATCCGTGTCAAGGCGATTGACTACGACCTGACCGGGGATACCAATCGTCCTGGCTTTATTCTCGCCTCGGTTCAGGGGCGAAATCTCCACTGGCCTACCACCGATTCACCGGGAAGGCATCACGATTATTATTACCGTGACATGGGTTCCCCCTCCACAAACCCGGACGTTGCGAATG
This genomic interval from Nitrospiria bacterium contains the following:
- the cysC gene encoding adenylyl-sulfate kinase gives rise to the protein MTTRRHSERREGKEGMRRQGFTVWFTGLPSSGKSTLAGMLQKKLLELGFPVEILDGDEVRQRLNQGLGFSKEDREENLRRISYVAKLLSRVGAVAITAAISPYQKSRDQARSDIEHFVEVYINCPVEECIRRDVKGLYAKAIQGKVQNFTGVSDPYEPPTRSEITVYTDRESPEESLQKILDGLIALRYIPGPAAGIPGNGSAKPEGSTLKKNL